CGCCTCGACCTTGCGGGCCAGATCCTGGTCCTTGTCCACGAGCTTGGCCTGATGGCCGGGGAGGCCGACCCCGCCTTCGAGCCGGACGATCGCCTGGGCCGAGGCCAGGGCGTCAAGCGCCTGGCGCAGGGCGGCGTCGCCCGTCTCGCGGGCCAGGGTGGAGGCCAGGTCCGCTGCGGGCATGAACGGCTTATGGGGATTGGCGGTCAGATACTTCTTGATCGAGGCGTAGGCCTTTTCCTTGAGCGCGGCGAAGGCGTCGGCGGGGATGAAGCGCTCGTCTTTCTCGCCCTTGATGCGGACGAGGCGGTCGGCCTGGACGAGTCCGTCGATGGCGGCGCGAACGATCGCGGGCGTCCGGCCGAGGGTGAGCGAGATGTCCTCGACCGAGCGGGCCTTGGCCGAATCTTTTCGGAAGACTTGATCGACGGCGTCGGGAAACGCGCCCTCGAAGCGCCGGATGCCGGCCAGGGCCGTCTCGTCGAAGCGCTTGTGGCGTACGGGGGTGACGTCCAGGACCTCGCCGCCGCCGATCGTATTGAGCGGCGAGAACGTGCGGATGATGAAGCGGTCGCCGTAGAGCGCGGTCGTGGGCGCCTCCAGGACGAACTGGGCCAGCATCGATTCGCCCGGCAGGAGCTTCTCCTTCTCGAGCAGTACGACTCGGGCGATCGTCTCGTCCGTGCCGACGTGGAAGCGGACCCGGTCGCGGGTTTTGAGCTCGATGTCGGCGTTCGGAAGTAGCCGGAGGCGGGCGTCGAGCCTTTGCGTGGGCACGAGAAAGCCGGGCCGGGCGGCGCACTGCCCACGGCGAAGCGCCTCCTTCTCCACGTCGTGGATGTTGATGGCGGTGCGGCGGCCGAGCCCGGAGGCTTCCTGCTTGGACTTGTGGACCTGGACGCCGCGCACCCTAGCCTCGATGCGCTCGGGCAGGATCTCGATCTTGTCGCCGACCTTGACCTCGCCGGAGAGGATCGTCCCGGCGATGACCGTGCCGAACCCGTGCTTGACGAAGACGCGGTCGATCGGCATGCGGAAGTATCCGCAGTCGTCGCGGCGCTCGACGCGAAGTCCGGCGATTTGCAGGGCCTCGACGAGGGCCGGCAGGCCCGCGCCCGTATGGGCGGACACGGGCATGATGGGCGCGTTCTCCAGAAATGTCCCAGCGACGAAGACGCGGACTTCCTCGGTCAGCGTGTCGAGGCGGTCGGCGTCCACGAGGTCGGACTTGGTCAGGGCCACGATCCCCTCGCGCACGGACAGGAGCCGCAGGATGTCGAAGTGCTCGCGGGTTTGCACCGAGATGCCCTCGTCGGCGGCGATGACAAAGAGCACGGCATCGACGTTGGAGGCGCCGGCGACCATGGTCTTGACGAACTTCTCGTGGCCGGGGACGTCGATGAAGACGATCTGCTTTTCGTAGTCGGGCCGGTCGAGGAAGACGAACCCGAGCTCGATGGTCATGCCCCGCTCTTTCTCCTCGGGCAGGGTGTCGGGGTCGGTGCCGGTCAGGGCTTTGACCAGCGCGGACTT
The Candidatus Aminicenantes bacterium genome window above contains:
- the selB gene encoding selenocysteine-specific translation elongation factor, translated to MTEKPHLIVGTAGHIDHGKSALVKALTGTDPDTLPEEKERGMTIELGFVFLDRPDYEKQIVFIDVPGHEKFVKTMVAGASNVDAVLFVIAADEGISVQTREHFDILRLLSVREGIVALTKSDLVDADRLDTLTEEVRVFVAGTFLENAPIMPVSAHTGAGLPALVEALQIAGLRVERRDDCGYFRMPIDRVFVKHGFGTVIAGTILSGEVKVGDKIEILPERIEARVRGVQVHKSKQEASGLGRRTAINIHDVEKEALRRGQCAARPGFLVPTQRLDARLRLLPNADIELKTRDRVRFHVGTDETIARVVLLEKEKLLPGESMLAQFVLEAPTTALYGDRFIIRTFSPLNTIGGGEVLDVTPVRHKRFDETALAGIRRFEGAFPDAVDQVFRKDSAKARSVEDISLTLGRTPAIVRAAIDGLVQADRLVRIKGEKDERFIPADAFAALKEKAYASIKKYLTANPHKPFMPAADLASTLARETGDAALRQALDALASAQAIVRLEGGVGLPGHQAKLVDKDQDLARKVEAIFKRAAFEPPLEDDVVKELRLPLNQFRKIMGTLVQQGALIRLDPKVTMHRESVEKAKTAVLQFLKLRRAITIAEAKDILKVSRKYACAVLEYLDKVQVTRRSGDAHVLK